In a single window of the Balaenoptera acutorostrata chromosome 3, mBalAcu1.1, whole genome shotgun sequence genome:
- the HYKK gene encoding hydroxylysine kinase isoform X2, with protein MSSGDGQQSQALTKPTFSEVQASALVESVFGLKVSKIQPLPSYDDQNFHVCISRTKDTTDGPNEYVLKISNSESSKTPDLIEVQSHIIIFLRAAGFPTASVCRTKGDNITSLMSVDSGSEIKSYLVRLLTYLPGRPIAEIPISPQLLYEIGRVAAKLDKTLEKFHHPKLSSLHRENFIWNLKNVPLLEKYLYALGQNRNREMVEQVVQLFKDEVMTKLSHFREWDTGSSPGLGRSHMSGATEPMSHNY; from the exons aTGTCAAGTGGAGATGGTCAGCAATCACAGGCTCTTACCAAACCCACTTTCAGTGAGGTACAAGCCTCTGCATTAGTGGAATCGGTATTTGGATTAAAAGTTTCCAAGATCCAGCCACTTCCTAGCTATGATGACCAAAACTTTCATGTATGCATTTCAAGAACCAAAGACACTACAGATGGCCCAAACGAGTATGTCCTCAAAATAAGCAACAGCGAGTCAAGCAAAACTCCAGACCTGATTGAAGTGCAGAGTCACATCATCATATTTCTGAGAGCGGCTGGATTTCCAACAGCCTCTGTGTGTCGTACTAAAGGAGACAACATAACCTCTCTCATGTCAGTAG ATAGCGGCTCTGAAATCAAAAGCTACTTGGTGAGGCTGCTGACTTATCTCCCAGGAAGACCTATAGCCGAGATTCCCATCAGCCCCCAGCTATTATATGAAATTGGAAGGGTAGCTGCCAAATTGGATAAAACACTGGAG AAATTCCATCACCCAAAGTTAAGTAGTCTTCATCGGGAGAACTTCATCTGGAATCTGAAAAATGTTCCTCTTTTGGAGAAATACCTGTATGCCTTGGGCCAGAATCGGAATCGAGAGATGGTTGAACAGGTTGTTCAGCTGTTCAAGGATGAAGTAATGACCAAATTAAGTCATTTTCGAGAAT
- the HYKK gene encoding hydroxylysine kinase isoform X3, which translates to MSSGDGQQSQALTKPTFSEVQASALVESVFGLKVSKIQPLPSYDDQNFHVCISRTKDTTDGPNEYVLKISNSESSKTPDLIEVQSHIIIFLRAAGFPTASVCRTKGDNITSLMSVDSGSEIKSYLVRLLTYLPGRPIAEIPISPQLLYEIGRVAAKLDKTLEKFHHPKLSSLHRENFIWNLKNVPLLEKYLYALGQNRNREMVEQVVQLFKDEVMTKLSHFREY; encoded by the exons aTGTCAAGTGGAGATGGTCAGCAATCACAGGCTCTTACCAAACCCACTTTCAGTGAGGTACAAGCCTCTGCATTAGTGGAATCGGTATTTGGATTAAAAGTTTCCAAGATCCAGCCACTTCCTAGCTATGATGACCAAAACTTTCATGTATGCATTTCAAGAACCAAAGACACTACAGATGGCCCAAACGAGTATGTCCTCAAAATAAGCAACAGCGAGTCAAGCAAAACTCCAGACCTGATTGAAGTGCAGAGTCACATCATCATATTTCTGAGAGCGGCTGGATTTCCAACAGCCTCTGTGTGTCGTACTAAAGGAGACAACATAACCTCTCTCATGTCAGTAG ATAGCGGCTCTGAAATCAAAAGCTACTTGGTGAGGCTGCTGACTTATCTCCCAGGAAGACCTATAGCCGAGATTCCCATCAGCCCCCAGCTATTATATGAAATTGGAAGGGTAGCTGCCAAATTGGATAAAACACTGGAG AAATTCCATCACCCAAAGTTAAGTAGTCTTCATCGGGAGAACTTCATCTGGAATCTGAAAAATGTTCCTCTTTTGGAGAAATACCTGTATGCCTTGGGCCAGAATCGGAATCGAGAGATGGTTGAACAGGTTGTTCAGCTGTTCAAGGATGAAGTAATGACCAAATTAAGTCATTTTCGAGAAT